One stretch of Variovorax sp. TBS-050B DNA includes these proteins:
- the pncB gene encoding nicotinate phosphoribosyltransferase, with amino-acid sequence MIIHSLLDTDLYKFTMMQVVLHHFPGARVEYRFKCRNPGVDLAQFAGQIREEVRSLCSLQFRDAELAYLRSLRFIKSDFVDFLGLFRLNEKYISITPQPSGELEIRIKGPWLHTILFEIPVLAIVNEVYFRNTQKKPDFEEGRRRLETKIAQLQGAGLSDLKIADYGTRRRFSKDWHEEVLRTLNARLGAVTSPPAAPRPGDRLPQLAGTSNVLYAMKLGLIPLGTMAHEYLQACQALGPRLRDSQVFGFETWAREYRGDLGIALSDVYGMSAFLRDFDLYFCKLFDGARHDSGDPFQWGERMLAHYAANRVDPLTKTLIFSDGLTMPRTIELYQQFRGRCQLAFGIGTNLTNDLGYEPLQIVIKMINCNGQPVAKLSDTPSKNMCEDEKYLAYLRQVFEIEQPPA; translated from the coding sequence ATGATCATCCACAGCCTGCTCGATACCGACCTCTACAAGTTCACCATGATGCAGGTCGTCCTGCATCACTTCCCCGGGGCGCGGGTCGAGTACCGCTTCAAATGCCGCAATCCCGGCGTCGACCTCGCGCAGTTCGCGGGCCAGATCCGCGAAGAGGTGCGAAGCCTGTGCTCGCTGCAGTTCCGGGACGCCGAGCTGGCCTACCTGCGGTCGTTGCGCTTCATCAAGAGCGATTTCGTCGACTTCCTCGGTCTGTTCCGGCTCAACGAGAAATACATCAGCATCACGCCGCAGCCCTCGGGCGAACTCGAGATCCGCATCAAGGGGCCGTGGCTGCACACCATCCTGTTCGAGATCCCGGTGCTCGCGATCGTGAACGAGGTCTACTTCCGCAACACCCAGAAGAAGCCAGACTTCGAGGAGGGCCGCCGGCGCCTCGAGACCAAGATCGCGCAGTTGCAGGGCGCCGGGCTGTCCGATCTGAAGATCGCCGACTACGGCACCCGCCGCCGCTTCTCCAAGGACTGGCACGAGGAGGTGCTGCGCACGCTCAACGCCAGACTCGGCGCGGTCACTTCGCCGCCGGCCGCGCCCCGGCCCGGCGACCGGCTGCCGCAGCTCGCGGGCACCAGCAACGTGCTCTATGCCATGAAGCTCGGCCTGATCCCGCTCGGCACCATGGCGCACGAATACCTGCAGGCCTGCCAGGCGCTGGGCCCGCGGCTGCGCGACAGCCAGGTGTTCGGCTTCGAGACCTGGGCCCGCGAATACCGCGGCGACCTCGGCATCGCGCTGTCCGACGTCTACGGCATGAGCGCCTTCCTGCGCGACTTCGACCTGTACTTCTGCAAGCTGTTCGACGGCGCGCGCCACGACAGCGGCGACCCGTTCCAATGGGGCGAGCGCATGCTCGCGCACTACGCCGCCAACCGCGTCGATCCGCTCACCAAGACGCTGATCTTCAGCGACGGTCTCACCATGCCGCGCACCATCGAGCTCTACCAGCAGTTCCGCGGCCGCTGCCAGCTGGCGTTCGGCATCGGCACCAACCTCACCAACGACCTCGGCTACGAGCCGCTGCAGATCGTCATCAAGATGATCAACTGCAACGGGCAGCCGGTGGCGAAGCTCTCGGACACCCCCTCCAAGAACATGTGCGAGGACGAAAAATACCTGGCCTACCTGCGCCAGGTGTTCGAAATCGAGCAGCCGCCGGCCTGA
- a CDS encoding CsbD family protein yields MNKDTIEGNWKQLKGKVKEQWGKLTDDDFDVIAGKRDQLLGRIQERHGISRDEAEKQVKEWESRDGRTPDTLWYEKY; encoded by the coding sequence ATGAACAAGGACACCATCGAAGGCAACTGGAAGCAGCTCAAGGGCAAGGTCAAGGAGCAATGGGGCAAGCTGACCGACGACGACTTCGACGTCATCGCCGGCAAGCGCGACCAGCTGCTCGGCCGCATCCAGGAACGCCACGGCATCAGCCGCGACGAAGCCGAGAAGCAGGTCAAGGAATGGGAATCCCGCGACGGCCGCACGCCCGACACCCTCTGGTACGAAAAGTACTGA
- a CDS encoding sodium:proton antiporter, which translates to MKKTIRLAAAAVLPMMFPALAMAAEFDGSKLSPLWGVPFAGILLSIALLPLLAPSVWHHHYGKIAAGWALAFLLPFAAVYGVPLAGVQLVHALVEEYIPFIILLTALFTVAGGIHIRGNLHGAPGLNTALLAIGAVLASFMGTTGASMLLIRPLIRANDNRVSKAHVVVFFIFIVSNVGGSLTPLGDPPLFLGFLKGVDFFWTARHIFPETLFVLGALLVLFYFIDRHHYRKEGVLPFDPTPDTPRLGFDGAANFWLLGGIVCLVLLSGFWKSPVGFEVFGTRVGLPGLVRDVGLIAILLVSLKITPAKVHSDNQFEWGPMAEVAKLFAGIFLTIIPVIAMLKAGAHGPFSAVIAAVTRADGQPDPAMYFWATGVLSSFLDNAPTYLVFFNTAGGDPAALMTTFATTLAAISAGAVFMGANTYIGNAPNLMVKAIAESRGVRMPSFFGYMAWSVGILVPLFVLSTFIFFR; encoded by the coding sequence ATGAAAAAAACGATCCGCCTCGCGGCAGCCGCGGTGCTGCCGATGATGTTTCCCGCCCTCGCGATGGCCGCCGAATTCGACGGCAGCAAGCTGTCCCCGCTCTGGGGCGTTCCGTTCGCGGGCATCCTGCTGTCGATCGCGCTGTTGCCGCTGCTCGCCCCCTCGGTCTGGCACCACCACTACGGCAAGATCGCCGCCGGCTGGGCGCTGGCCTTCCTGCTGCCCTTCGCCGCGGTCTACGGCGTGCCGCTCGCCGGCGTGCAGCTGGTGCATGCGCTGGTGGAGGAGTACATCCCGTTCATCATCCTGCTCACCGCGCTGTTCACCGTGGCCGGCGGCATCCACATCCGCGGCAACCTGCACGGCGCGCCGGGGCTCAACACGGCGCTGCTCGCGATTGGCGCGGTGCTTGCGAGCTTCATGGGCACCACCGGCGCCTCGATGCTGCTGATCCGGCCGCTGATCCGCGCCAACGACAACCGCGTGAGCAAGGCGCACGTGGTGGTGTTCTTCATCTTCATCGTGTCGAACGTGGGCGGTTCGCTCACGCCGCTCGGCGATCCGCCGCTGTTCCTCGGCTTCCTCAAGGGGGTCGATTTCTTCTGGACCGCGCGCCACATCTTTCCGGAGACGCTGTTCGTGCTCGGCGCGCTGCTGGTGCTGTTCTATTTCATCGACCGCCACCATTACCGCAAGGAAGGCGTGCTGCCTTTCGACCCGACGCCGGACACGCCGCGCCTCGGCTTCGACGGCGCCGCCAACTTCTGGCTGCTCGGCGGCATCGTGTGCCTGGTGCTGCTCTCGGGCTTCTGGAAATCGCCCGTGGGCTTCGAGGTCTTCGGCACCCGCGTGGGCCTGCCGGGGCTGGTGCGCGACGTCGGGCTGATCGCGATCCTGCTGGTCTCGCTGAAGATCACGCCCGCCAAGGTGCATTCCGACAACCAGTTCGAGTGGGGGCCGATGGCCGAGGTGGCCAAGCTGTTCGCGGGCATCTTCCTGACCATCATTCCGGTGATCGCGATGCTGAAGGCTGGCGCCCACGGACCGTTCAGCGCGGTCATCGCCGCGGTGACGCGCGCCGACGGCCAGCCCGACCCCGCGATGTACTTCTGGGCCACCGGCGTGCTGAGCTCGTTCCTCGACAACGCACCCACCTACCTGGTCTTCTTCAACACCGCGGGCGGCGACCCCGCCGCGCTCATGACCACCTTCGCCACCACCCTGGCCGCGATCTCGGCGGGGGCGGTGTTCATGGGCGCCAACACCTACATCGGCAACGCGCCCAACCTCATGGTCAAGGCCATCGCCGAAAGCCGCGGCGTGCGCATGCCGAGCTTCTTCGGCTACATGGCATGGTCGGTCGGCATTCTGGTCCCGCTGTTCGTCCTCTCCACCTTCATCTTCTTCCGCTAG
- a CDS encoding 3-hydroxyacyl-CoA dehydrogenase — protein sequence MQIDGKVFIVTGGASGLGEGTARMLAANGGKVVIADMQADKGEAVAKDIGGVFVKCDVSQEADGQAAVAAALQLGKLVGLVNCAGIAPAEKTVGKNGPHAFATFSKTVTVNLIGSFNMIRLAADAMSRNEPEATGERGVLISTASVAAYDGQIGQAAYSASKGGVVGMTLPIARDLARNGIRNMTIAPGIFGTPMLFGMPQEVQDALAASVPFPSRLGTPDDYAKLAKHIIENDMLNGEVIRLDGAIRLPPR from the coding sequence ATGCAGATCGACGGCAAGGTTTTTATCGTGACCGGTGGCGCTTCGGGCCTCGGCGAAGGCACGGCGCGCATGCTCGCCGCCAACGGCGGCAAGGTGGTGATCGCCGACATGCAGGCCGACAAGGGCGAAGCCGTGGCCAAGGACATCGGCGGCGTGTTCGTCAAGTGCGACGTGAGCCAGGAAGCCGACGGCCAGGCCGCGGTGGCGGCGGCACTCCAGCTCGGCAAGCTCGTGGGCCTGGTCAACTGCGCCGGCATCGCGCCGGCCGAGAAGACCGTGGGCAAGAACGGGCCGCATGCGTTCGCCACCTTCAGCAAGACCGTCACGGTCAACCTGATCGGCAGCTTCAACATGATCCGGCTCGCCGCCGACGCCATGAGCCGGAACGAGCCCGAAGCCACGGGCGAGCGCGGCGTGCTCATCTCGACCGCCTCGGTCGCGGCCTACGACGGTCAAATCGGACAGGCCGCCTACAGCGCCTCGAAGGGCGGCGTGGTCGGCATGACCCTGCCCATCGCGCGCGACCTGGCGCGCAACGGCATCCGCAACATGACCATCGCGCCGGGCATCTTCGGCACGCCGATGCTCTTCGGCATGCCGCAGGAGGTGCAGGACGCGCTCGCCGCCAGCGTGCCCTTCCCCTCGCGCCTGGGCACGCCCGACGACTACGCGAAGCTCGCCAAGCACATCATCGAGAACGACATGCTCAACGGCGAGGTCATCCGTCTCGACGGAGCGATTCGGCTCCCTCCGCGCTGA
- a CDS encoding D-glycerate dehydrogenase — MSKPKILVARAIFPETLERLSQHFEVESNQADETWSKEQLIAKLQGKQGAFTTGSERIDAAVLDACPDLKICANMAVGYNNFDVDAMAARGVLGTNAPDVLTETTADFGFALLMATARRIAESEHFLRAGKWQKWSYDMFAGSDIHGSTLGIIGMGRIGQGIAKRGAHGFGMKVVYHNRSRLDAALEAECKARYASKEELLKTADHVVLVVPYSPASHHTIGAAELALMKPTATLVNIARGGIVDDAALAVALREKRIAAAGLDVFEGEPKVHPDLLTVPNVVLTPHIASATVPTRRAMADLAADNLIAWFGGKGPLTPVTPVPAAGR; from the coding sequence ATGAGCAAGCCCAAGATCCTGGTCGCGCGCGCGATCTTTCCCGAGACCCTCGAGCGCCTGTCGCAGCACTTCGAGGTCGAGTCGAACCAGGCCGACGAGACCTGGAGCAAGGAACAGCTGATCGCGAAGCTGCAGGGCAAGCAGGGCGCCTTCACCACGGGCAGCGAGCGCATCGATGCCGCGGTGCTCGACGCCTGCCCCGACCTGAAGATCTGCGCCAACATGGCGGTGGGCTACAACAACTTCGACGTCGACGCGATGGCCGCGCGCGGCGTGCTCGGCACCAACGCGCCCGACGTGCTGACCGAGACCACGGCCGACTTCGGCTTCGCGCTGCTGATGGCGACCGCGCGCCGCATCGCCGAGAGCGAACACTTCCTGCGCGCGGGCAAGTGGCAGAAATGGAGCTACGACATGTTCGCGGGCTCCGACATCCACGGGTCCACGCTCGGCATCATCGGCATGGGCCGCATCGGGCAGGGCATCGCGAAGCGCGGCGCGCACGGCTTCGGCATGAAGGTGGTCTATCACAACCGTTCGCGCCTCGATGCGGCGCTGGAAGCCGAATGCAAGGCCCGCTACGCGAGCAAGGAGGAGCTCCTGAAGACGGCCGACCACGTGGTGCTCGTGGTGCCGTATTCGCCGGCTTCGCACCACACCATCGGCGCGGCCGAGCTCGCGCTGATGAAGCCGACCGCCACGCTCGTGAACATCGCCCGCGGCGGCATCGTCGACGACGCGGCCCTGGCGGTCGCGCTGCGCGAGAAGCGGATCGCCGCCGCCGGCCTCGACGTGTTCGAAGGCGAGCCCAAGGTCCATCCCGACCTGCTGACGGTGCCCAACGTCGTGCTCACGCCGCACATCGCGAGCGCCACCGTGCCCACGCGGCGTGCCATGGCCGACCTGGCCGCCGACAACCTGATCGCCTGGTTCGGCGGCAAGGGCCCGCTGACGCCGGTCACGCCCGTGCCGGCGGCCGGCCGATGA
- the rmuC gene encoding DNA recombination protein RmuC, with amino-acid sequence MEPTELILLALAALAVVQLALLVWLLARRPPTPDHGEVLGTLAAMASAHERTERELRHEIGESSRGARQETAQAFATFQQALVQQGAEATRTQNAQLDAFSLQLASLQKNLGDTLNNQLQGLSESNARRLAEVRATMETQLAQLQQTNTAKLEEMRRTVDEKLQSTLEARLGESFKQVAERLEQVHKGLGEMQTLAVGVGSLQRVLTNVKTRGVFGEVQLEALLEQVLTADQYARQIETKPRSGQRVDFAIRFPGRGDDGAPVWLPIDAKFPRDDYERLIDAHERADAAGAEIAAKALEARVRSEAKSIAESYLAAPHTTDFAIMFLPVESLYAEVLRRPGLMDAIQRQHRVTLAGPTTLLAMLNSLHMGFRTLALEQQASEVWKVLGAVKTEFERYGEWVARIKEQVAKASDTIDKADTRAKQMRLALRKVEALPEAQSQALLPPTADSEGDDTP; translated from the coding sequence TTGGAACCGACCGAATTGATCCTTCTCGCGCTGGCTGCGCTCGCCGTGGTCCAGCTGGCACTGCTGGTCTGGCTGCTCGCGCGCCGGCCGCCCACGCCCGACCACGGCGAGGTGCTGGGCACGCTCGCCGCCATGGCGTCCGCCCACGAGCGCACCGAGCGCGAACTGCGCCACGAGATCGGCGAAAGCTCGCGCGGCGCGCGGCAGGAGACCGCGCAGGCCTTCGCCACCTTCCAGCAGGCGCTGGTGCAGCAGGGCGCCGAGGCCACGCGCACGCAGAACGCCCAGCTCGACGCCTTCTCGCTGCAGCTCGCATCGCTGCAGAAGAACCTCGGCGACACGCTCAACAACCAGTTGCAGGGCCTGAGCGAATCGAACGCGCGCCGCCTGGCCGAAGTGCGTGCGACCATGGAAACGCAGCTCGCGCAGCTGCAGCAGACCAACACCGCCAAGCTCGAGGAGATGCGACGGACGGTCGACGAGAAGCTCCAGAGCACGCTCGAGGCGCGGCTCGGCGAGAGCTTCAAGCAGGTGGCCGAGCGGCTCGAGCAGGTGCACAAGGGCCTGGGCGAGATGCAGACGCTCGCGGTGGGCGTGGGCAGCCTGCAGCGGGTGCTGACCAACGTGAAGACGCGCGGCGTGTTCGGCGAGGTGCAGCTCGAGGCGCTGTTGGAGCAGGTGCTCACGGCCGACCAGTACGCCCGGCAGATCGAGACCAAGCCGCGCAGCGGCCAGCGCGTCGATTTCGCGATCCGCTTCCCGGGCCGCGGCGACGACGGCGCACCGGTGTGGCTGCCGATCGATGCCAAGTTCCCGCGCGACGACTACGAACGGCTGATCGATGCGCACGAGCGTGCCGACGCCGCGGGCGCCGAGATCGCCGCCAAGGCGCTCGAGGCGCGCGTGCGCAGCGAGGCCAAGTCCATCGCCGAGAGCTATCTCGCCGCGCCGCACACCACCGATTTCGCGATCATGTTCCTGCCGGTCGAGAGCCTCTATGCCGAGGTGCTGCGCCGTCCGGGCCTGATGGACGCGATCCAGCGCCAGCACCGCGTGACGCTCGCGGGACCGACCACCTTGCTCGCGATGCTCAACAGCCTGCACATGGGCTTCCGCACCCTCGCGCTCGAGCAGCAGGCCTCCGAGGTCTGGAAGGTGCTGGGCGCGGTCAAGACCGAGTTCGAGCGCTATGGCGAATGGGTCGCGCGCATCAAGGAGCAGGTGGCCAAGGCCTCCGACACCATCGACAAGGCCGACACGCGCGCCAAGCAGATGCGCCTCGCGCTGCGCAAGGTCGAGGCACTGCCCGAGGCGCAGTCGCAGGCGCTGCTGCCGCCCACCGCCGACAGCGAGGGCGACGACACCCCGTGA
- the dnaG gene encoding DNA primase gives MTIPASFIQELIARADVVEIVGRYVQLKKAGANFMGLCPFHGEKSPSFSVSPTKQFYHCFGCGVHGNAIGFLMEHAGMGFVEAVHDLAGQYGLQVPENDASPAERARAASQRQKQATLTDVLEKAGEAYRKALRQAPGAIEYLKGRGVSGEVAKQFGIGYAPAGWRTLASVFPDYDDPLLAESGLVIVNTEDGAEDAKRYDRFRDRVMFPIRNVKGECIGFGGRVLGDEKPKYLNSPETPVFSKGRELYGLYEARSAFRERGYALVTEGYMDVVALAQLGFPNAVATLGTACTTEHVQKLFRFTESVVFSFDGDAAGRRAARKALDGALPYATDVRSIKFLFLPAEHDPDSFIREFGADAFARFVQEATPLSRFMIEVAREGCDLTTAEGRAHMSSNARPLWSAMPDGALKRQLLSEIATLVQLDAPALTELWAATPGPRKAAAPAPRHGSGPGDEFGHDPGMPPPFDSEPPRYESDSKPRKFVKGKRWGGKFEPAPEPLRGRGKPPSRPDVAARLLLSNMAQWEALSQELHLMLCDLPGPHGALFTWLDSQSHEHGVQPWAALREGMRGLDFEPLAERLMSVEEAAPVPEGEEAQHLAEAAKELASVLDFMLDDRLKAQQSEAIAAVGKDPKALERYKALEARRLELRQRLNPRGAENA, from the coding sequence ATGACCATCCCCGCTTCTTTCATCCAGGAACTCATCGCGCGTGCCGACGTGGTGGAAATCGTCGGGCGCTACGTGCAGCTCAAGAAGGCGGGCGCCAATTTCATGGGCCTGTGCCCCTTCCATGGCGAGAAGTCCCCCTCCTTCTCGGTCAGCCCGACCAAGCAGTTCTATCACTGCTTCGGCTGCGGCGTGCACGGCAACGCGATCGGCTTTCTCATGGAGCACGCCGGCATGGGCTTCGTCGAGGCGGTGCACGATCTCGCCGGCCAGTACGGCCTGCAGGTGCCCGAGAACGACGCCTCGCCCGCCGAGCGCGCGCGCGCCGCGAGCCAGCGGCAGAAGCAGGCCACGCTGACCGACGTGCTCGAGAAGGCCGGCGAGGCCTACCGCAAGGCGCTGCGGCAGGCGCCCGGCGCGATCGAATACCTCAAGGGCCGCGGCGTCTCGGGCGAGGTCGCCAAGCAGTTCGGCATCGGCTACGCGCCCGCGGGCTGGCGCACGCTGGCGAGCGTGTTCCCCGACTACGACGACCCGCTGCTCGCCGAGAGCGGCCTCGTGATCGTCAACACCGAGGACGGCGCGGAGGACGCGAAGCGCTACGACCGCTTCCGCGACCGCGTGATGTTCCCGATCCGCAACGTGAAGGGCGAATGCATCGGCTTCGGCGGCCGGGTGCTCGGCGACGAGAAGCCCAAATACCTGAACTCGCCCGAAACGCCGGTGTTCAGCAAGGGCCGCGAGCTCTACGGGCTGTACGAGGCCCGCTCGGCCTTCCGCGAGCGCGGCTATGCGCTCGTGACCGAGGGCTACATGGACGTGGTCGCGCTGGCCCAGCTCGGCTTTCCCAATGCCGTGGCGACCCTGGGCACGGCCTGCACCACCGAGCATGTGCAGAAGCTCTTCCGCTTCACCGAGTCGGTGGTGTTCAGCTTCGACGGCGACGCCGCCGGCCGCCGCGCCGCGCGCAAGGCGCTCGACGGCGCCCTGCCCTACGCCACGGACGTGCGCAGCATCAAGTTCCTGTTCCTGCCCGCGGAGCACGACCCCGACAGCTTCATCCGCGAATTCGGCGCTGACGCCTTCGCGCGCTTCGTGCAGGAAGCCACGCCGCTGTCCCGCTTCATGATCGAGGTGGCGCGCGAGGGCTGCGACCTCACGACCGCCGAAGGCCGCGCCCACATGAGCAGCAATGCCCGCCCGCTCTGGAGCGCCATGCCCGACGGCGCGCTCAAGCGGCAGCTGCTGAGCGAGATCGCCACGCTGGTGCAGCTGGACGCGCCGGCGCTGACCGAGCTCTGGGCCGCCACGCCCGGCCCGCGGAAGGCGGCGGCGCCCGCGCCGCGCCACGGCAGCGGGCCGGGCGACGAATTCGGCCACGACCCGGGCATGCCGCCGCCCTTCGACTCCGAACCGCCGCGCTACGAAAGCGATAGCAAGCCGCGCAAGTTCGTCAAGGGCAAGCGCTGGGGCGGCAAGTTCGAACCGGCGCCCGAGCCGCTGCGCGGCCGCGGCAAGCCGCCGAGCCGGCCCGACGTGGCGGCGCGGCTGCTGCTGTCGAACATGGCGCAATGGGAGGCGCTCTCGCAGGAGCTCCATCTGATGCTCTGCGACCTGCCGGGGCCGCACGGGGCGCTCTTCACCTGGCTCGACAGCCAGTCGCACGAGCATGGCGTCCAGCCCTGGGCGGCGCTGCGCGAAGGCATGCGCGGGCTCGACTTCGAGCCGCTGGCCGAGCGCCTGATGAGCGTGGAAGAAGCGGCGCCGGTGCCCGAGGGCGAGGAGGCGCAGCATCTGGCCGAGGCGGCCAAGGAACTCGCCAGCGTGCTCGATTTCATGCTCGACGACCGCCTGAAAGCGCAGCAGAGCGAGGCCATCGCGGCGGTCGGCAAGGACCCGAAGGCGCTCGAACGCTACAAGGCGCTCGAGGCCCGCCGCCTCGAACTGCGCCAGCGGCTGAACCCGCGCGGCGCAGAAAACGCTTGA
- a CDS encoding YihY/virulence factor BrkB family protein, producing MTTPNPFRHAAPLLRHPLRFVWDALKAFRANQGLLLAGAVAYYALLSIVPLLIVSVIALSHVIEQAELLRTIGRYLEWLLPGQSRAIVTELSNFLDHRDLMGPVLLVTMIFFSSLAFSVLESAMAVIFHHRKADHRRHLLVSVVMPYIYILCLCVGLLLVTLVSGALQIVGQESVDLFGREWSLSGVSGLLLYLLGLGGEIFMLTSLYLVMPAGRMSLRHALLGGVTAALLWEATRHLLVWYFSTLSQVNVVYGSLTTAIVVLLSLEVAATLVLLGAQVIAQYERLDRTGSTAVTPRFSAEGAESLRRDG from the coding sequence ATGACGACGCCCAACCCATTCCGCCACGCCGCGCCGTTGCTGCGCCATCCCCTGCGTTTCGTCTGGGATGCGCTCAAGGCGTTCCGCGCCAACCAGGGGCTGCTGCTCGCGGGTGCGGTGGCCTACTACGCGCTGCTGTCGATCGTGCCGCTGCTGATCGTCAGCGTGATCGCGCTGTCGCACGTGATCGAGCAGGCCGAACTGCTGCGCACCATCGGCCGCTATCTCGAATGGCTGCTGCCGGGGCAGTCCAGGGCCATCGTGACCGAGCTGTCGAACTTCCTCGACCATCGCGACCTGATGGGGCCGGTGCTGCTGGTCACGATGATCTTCTTCAGTTCGCTCGCGTTCAGCGTGCTCGAGAGCGCGATGGCGGTGATCTTCCACCATCGCAAGGCCGACCACCGGCGGCATCTCCTGGTGTCGGTCGTCATGCCCTACATCTACATCCTCTGCCTCTGCGTCGGGCTGCTGCTGGTCACGCTGGTGTCGGGCGCGCTGCAGATCGTGGGGCAGGAAAGCGTCGACCTGTTCGGCCGCGAATGGTCGCTCTCGGGCGTTTCGGGGCTGCTGCTGTACCTGCTCGGGCTCGGCGGCGAGATCTTCATGCTGACCTCGCTCTACCTCGTGATGCCGGCCGGGCGCATGTCGCTGCGCCATGCGCTGCTCGGCGGCGTGACGGCCGCGCTGCTGTGGGAGGCCACGCGGCATCTGCTGGTCTGGTATTTCTCGACGCTGTCGCAGGTCAACGTCGTCTACGGCTCGCTCACCACCGCCATCGTGGTGCTGCTGAGCCTCGAGGTCGCGGCCACGCTCGTGCTGCTGGGCGCCCAGGTGATCGCCCAGTACGAGCGGCTGGACCGCACCGGCAGCACGGCGGTGACGCCGAGGTTCAGCGCGGAGGGAGCCGAATCGCTCCGTCGAGACGGATGA
- a CDS encoding phasin family protein: MALTADQILAAQKANLDTLFGLTTKAFEGVEKLIELNVTASKAALAEAASTAQASLNVKDAQELLTLQASLFQPLAEKTAAYSRHLYDIAQGTSAEFTKAFEAKAAEAQQTFVGLVDSASKNAPAGSETAVAVLKSAVAAANNAFESVQKAVKQASDVAEANFNAVSTQAVAAAKTATVARKR; the protein is encoded by the coding sequence ATGGCCCTGACCGCTGACCAGATCCTCGCCGCCCAAAAAGCCAATCTCGACACCCTGTTCGGCCTGACCACCAAGGCCTTCGAAGGCGTCGAAAAGCTCATCGAACTTAACGTGACCGCCTCCAAGGCTGCCCTGGCCGAAGCCGCCAGCACCGCCCAGGCCTCGCTGAACGTCAAGGACGCGCAAGAACTGCTGACGCTGCAAGCCAGCCTCTTCCAGCCGCTGGCCGAGAAGACCGCCGCCTACAGCCGTCACCTCTACGACATCGCCCAAGGCACCAGCGCCGAGTTCACCAAGGCGTTCGAAGCCAAGGCTGCCGAAGCCCAGCAGACCTTCGTCGGCCTGGTCGACAGCGCCTCGAAGAATGCCCCGGCCGGTTCGGAAACCGCCGTTGCCGTGCTGAAGAGCGCGGTGGCTGCCGCCAACAACGCCTTCGAATCGGTCCAGAAGGCCGTCAAGCAGGCCAGCGACGTCGCCGAAGCCAATTTCAACGCCGTGTCGACCCAGGCCGTCGCCGCCGCCAAGACCGCCACCGTCGCGCGCAAGCGCTGA
- a CDS encoding thioesterase family protein, translated as MSSATRPTPNARSSYRAFRSIPTRWADNDMYGHVNNVVYYSWFDTAVNALLIERGALDIHQGQTIGFVVETQCNYFAPIAFPQTVEAGIRVAEAGRSSVRYEIGLFAEGSDKAAAQGHFVHVYVDRATQRPVALPEALQRVVEALKA; from the coding sequence ATGAGTTCCGCCACCCGACCAACGCCGAATGCCCGCAGCAGCTATCGCGCGTTCCGCAGCATTCCGACCCGCTGGGCCGACAACGACATGTACGGCCACGTCAACAACGTCGTCTATTACAGCTGGTTCGACACCGCGGTCAATGCGCTGCTGATCGAGCGCGGCGCGCTGGACATCCACCAGGGGCAGACGATCGGCTTCGTGGTCGAGACGCAGTGCAACTACTTCGCCCCGATCGCCTTTCCGCAGACGGTGGAGGCGGGCATCCGCGTGGCCGAGGCCGGGCGCTCGAGCGTGCGCTACGAGATCGGGCTGTTCGCCGAGGGCTCCGACAAGGCGGCCGCGCAGGGCCACTTCGTGCATGTGTACGTGGACCGCGCCACGCAGCGGCCGGTGGCGCTGCCCGAGGCGCTGCAGCGCGTGGTCGAGGCGCTGAAGGCCTGA